One genomic segment of Oncorhynchus nerka isolate Pitt River linkage group LG16, Oner_Uvic_2.0, whole genome shotgun sequence includes these proteins:
- the LOC115144115 gene encoding cytochrome b-245 chaperone 1 homolog gives MSDRQHYECPAYFLDRAHTGFEWHSKLYNQIHENAVIEDMGYMQVEEYTTNMLHLKRSPGIRSWSLLIGIASIGLAAAYYSSDSILWKLFYVTGCLFVAMQNMEEWEEAVFDKTKKVIELKTFSLYALILTMCSRGQEKVVMDMRHLRDVCVQEEKVRYLGKSYLLVLRLATGFSYPLTQSATMGGHSDVEAVASLLKRFLGLEELQCHWEQEEEAVREEDELNPSTDSGEEGDSVQ, from the exons ATGAGTGATCGGCAACACTATGAATGTCCCGCCTACTTCCTGGATCGTGCCCACACTGGTTTTGAATGGCATTCAAAGTTATATAATCAAATTCATGAAAACGCGGTCATTGAAGAT ATGGGGTATATGCAGGTAGAGGAGTACACCACCAACATGTTACACCTGAAGAGGTCGCCTGGGATCCGCTCCTGGTCGCTGCTCATAG GTATTGCGTCCATTGGCCTGGCTGCTGCATACTACAGCT CAGACAGTATCCTGTGGAAGCTTTTCTATGTGACGGGCTGTCTGTTCGTGGCCATGCAGAACatggaggagtgggaggaggcAGTGTTTGATAAAACCAAGAAAGTGATAGAGCTGAAGACCTTCAGTCTGTATGCTCTGATTCTCACCATGTGTAGCAGAGGCCAGGAGAAAG TGGTGATGGACATGAGGCACCTCCGTGACGTATGTGTTCAGGAGGAGAAGGTGCGCTACCTAGGGAAGAGCTACCTGCTGGTGCTGCGACTGGCCACAGGTTTCTCCTACCCCCTCACACAGAGCGCCACCATGGGGGGACACAG TGATGTGGAGGCAGTGGCTTCGTTGCTCAAGCGTTTCCTGGGTCTGGAGGAGCTCCAGTGTCACTGGGAGCAGGAGGAAGAGGCAGTCAGGGAGGAAGATGAACTGAACCCCAGCACTGACTCCGGAGAAGAGGGGGACTCAGTGCAGTAG
- the hexd gene encoding hexosaminidase D — protein MDALPAWPKGKKLVHLDLKGAPPRIDYLHKLIGLFSGLGADGILVEYEDMFPYEGELKVLQSTQHSPYSREEVLSIQEVAKSQGLEVIPLVQTFGHMEFVLKHKSLWGLREVGHCLGTLNPHREEGVRLVEEMLRQVVELHPGSTSLHIGADEVYLLGEGEESRRWLSTPGHTVQQLFLSHVTRVAKGVREAWPNLNMIMWDDMLRGMDHDTLKGSGLVGLVQLMLWDYNPTLDVKNTVYLLERYSGAGLSELWAASAFKGSTNVHTCVTSTQRHVDNHLQWLQVAAALPEGIHMLGIALTGWQRYDHLSVLCELLPLALPSLASSLQTLTHGQFSPEAQSRVTKTLGISSVEVETMESSTTGDSVLFPGRRLAELVVELTAILQSEELRHFEDNMFVRGWFTPYHRQRKIVSPLIAQQLQCQAMTLLALVEQRVAMVKKEMVRLYPASTAQEWVEQHVSPVVAPLQRVLEDTRASLLEMVPQNVSASMVGQ, from the exons cTGATTGGTCTTTTTTCTGGTCTGGGTGCTGACGGTATATTGGTGGAGTATGAAGACATGTTCCCCTATGAAGGCGAGCTGAAGGTGCTGCAATCCACTCAGCATTCACCATACAG tCGTGAGGAGGTcctgtcaattcaggaagtggCCAAGTCCCAAGGGTTAGAGGTCATTCCTCTGGTGCAGACGTTTGGACACatggag tttGTGTTGAAGCACAAGTCGTTGTGGGGGCTGAGGGAGGTGGGCCACTGCCTGGGCACTCTGAACCCCCACAGAGAGGAGGGTGTGAGGCTGGTAGAGGAGATGCTTCGCCAGGTGGTGGAGCTCCACCCAGGCAGCACCAGCCTGCACATTGGAGCTGACGAG GTGTACCTCCTAGGTGAAGGAGAGGAGTCTAGACGCTGGCTGAGCACACCTGGCCATACAGTACAGCAGCTGTTCCTCAGTCATGTGACCAGGGTAGCAAAGGGCGTCAGGGAGGCGTGGCCAAACCTCAACATGATCATGTGGGACGACATGTTGAGAGGGATGGACCACGACACACTGAAAG GCAGTGGTTTAGTAGGATTGGTCCAGTTGATGCTGTGGGACTACAACCCCACCCTAGATGTGAAAAACACGG TATATCTATTGGAGAGGTACAGTGGTGCAGGGCTGTCAGAACTGTGGGCAGCCAGTGCCTTCAAAGGCTCTACTAATGTCCACACCTGTGTGACCAGCACACAGAGACATGTGGACAACCATCTACAGTGGCTACAGGTGGCAGCAGCCCTGCCTGAAGGCATACACATGCTGGGCATCGCCCTCACTGGCTGGCAGAG ATATGACCACCTGTCTGTGCTGTGTGAGTTGCTGCCCCTAGCTCTGCCCTCCCTGGCCTCCAGTCTACAGACACTCACACATG GCCAGTTCAGCCCGGAGGCTCAGAGCAGGGTGACAAAGACTTTGGGCATCTCTTCTGTAGAGGTAGAAACCATGGAAAG CTCTACTACAGGTGACTCTGTGCTGTTTCCAGGGAGAAGGTTGGCAGAGCTGGTTGTGGAACTTACAGCAATACTGCAGTCAGAAGAACTCCGCCATTTTGAAGACAACAT GTTTGTGAGAGGCTGGTTCACTCCTTAccacagacagagaaagatagtCAGCCCACTTATTGCTCAGCAGTTACAGTGTCAAGCCATGAC atTGTTGGCTCTTGTGGAGCAGAGAGTGGCGATGGTGAAGAAGGAGATGGTGCGTCTGTACCCAGCCTCCACAGCTCAGGAGTGGGTAGAGCAGCATGTCAGCCCCGTGGTGGCTCCCCTCCAGAGGGTCCTGGAGGACACCAGAGCCAGCCTACTAGAGATGGTACCCCAGAACGTCTCAGCTTCTATGGTTGGGCAGTAA